In Aestuariibaculum lutulentum, one DNA window encodes the following:
- a CDS encoding alpha-ketoglutarate decarboxylase — MITLINKKTLPLLLATLWSFNILIAQQSESDFWKHVRFGGGIGLSFGNGFFSGTLAPSALYEFNNNFAMGVGLNGTYNRSKDFYKSTIFGGSLIGLYSPVNSIQMSAEFEELYVSRKYDNNIFRDDSYWYPALFLGAGYRNRNVTFGIRYDVLYDRNKSIYADPWAPFVRVYF; from the coding sequence ATGATTACTTTAATAAATAAAAAGACTCTACCTCTTTTATTAGCAACTCTTTGGAGTTTTAACATTTTAATTGCACAACAATCAGAAAGTGATTTCTGGAAACACGTAAGATTTGGAGGCGGCATAGGCTTAAGTTTTGGAAACGGCTTTTTTAGCGGAACATTAGCCCCAAGTGCACTTTATGAGTTTAATAATAATTTTGCTATGGGCGTGGGGTTAAACGGCACTTATAATCGAAGTAAGGACTTTTATAAATCGACCATTTTTGGAGGTAGTTTAATAGGTTTATATAGTCCTGTTAATTCCATACAAATGTCTGCTGAATTTGAAGAACTTTATGTAAGCAGGAAATACGACAATAATATATTCCGAGATGACAGCTATTGGTATCCTGCCTTGTTTTTAGGTGCTGGGTATAGAAACCGAAATGTTACCTTCGGCATTCGTTACGATGTACTTTACGATAGAAACAAAAGTATTTATGCCGATCCGTGGGCGCCTTTTGTGAGAGTCTATTTTTAA
- a CDS encoding 2-oxoglutarate dehydrogenase E1 component: protein MDKYSFLNAAHTAYFADLYDQYLENPDAVEPSWRAFFQGYDFGSENYGLEGEIVEGVSAQMPEYLQKEFQVLKLIDGYRMRGHLFTKTNPVRDRRSYSPTLEIENFGLSANDLDTVFNAGEVLGIGAKPLREILVHLDKIYCSSIGVEYMYLRNPEVIAWWQGKLNLNDNQPTFDTEKKKYILSKLNQAVTFENFLQTKYVGQKRFSLEGGESLIPAISNVLFYAVEKYGVKECVLGMAHRGRLSTLVNIFRKPMHELFSEFDGKDFEDVDIDGDVKYHLGLTLDKTYQNGKNIKMNLVPNPSHLETVASVAEGITRAKIDNDYDGDDSKIIPIVVHGDAAIAGQGIVYEVAQMSQLAGYKTGGTVHIVVNNQIGFTTNYLDARSSTYCTDVAKVTLSPVLHVNADDAEAVVHAVELALDYRMRYKKDVYIDLLGYRKYGHNEGDEPRFTQPKLYKAIAKHDNPFDLYSNKLIAENTIDAAYKKGIVDEFKDTLESEYTKARESDSSKVREFMQERWQGFERSELDGMLVPTDTTYAKERLEGISKVVSTVPEGVKFVRKAERILDGRAKMVFEADALDWGMAETLAYGSLLEEGFNVRISGQDVERGTFSHRHAILRDEISEDRINLLNTNPENKGEMYIYNSFLSEYGVLGFDYGYAMANPNTLTIWEAQFGDFSNGAQIIFDQYLSAAEDKWKAQNGIVVLLPHGYEGQGSEHSSARMERYLQLCGDDNMIVADCTTPANFFHLLRRQMKRNFRKPLIVFTPKSLLRHPKAISSINELASGTFQEVIDDTVNPDNVKKLVFCTGKFYYDLLAEREELGREDVALVRIEQLFPLHLDKIQEVINRYPNVSEYAWAQEEPKNMGAWTHMTQRMELVKLACYSRPYNSVPAPGSSTRDKKRQRNVINAVFDNN from the coding sequence ATGGATAAATATTCCTTTTTAAACGCAGCGCATACAGCTTACTTTGCTGATTTATACGATCAATATTTAGAGAACCCAGACGCCGTAGAACCAAGTTGGAGAGCCTTTTTTCAAGGGTACGATTTTGGAAGTGAAAACTATGGTTTAGAAGGAGAGATTGTTGAAGGTGTTTCGGCGCAAATGCCAGAATATCTTCAAAAAGAGTTTCAGGTTTTAAAACTTATTGATGGGTATAGAATGCGTGGGCACTTGTTTACTAAAACAAACCCAGTGCGTGACAGAAGATCTTACTCGCCTACTTTAGAAATTGAAAATTTTGGTTTATCCGCAAACGATTTAGATACCGTTTTTAATGCAGGTGAAGTTTTAGGTATTGGTGCAAAACCATTACGTGAAATTTTAGTGCATTTAGATAAAATCTATTGCAGTTCTATTGGGGTAGAGTATATGTACCTGCGTAATCCAGAGGTGATTGCGTGGTGGCAAGGTAAATTAAATTTAAATGATAATCAGCCAACATTTGATACAGAAAAGAAAAAGTATATTCTTTCTAAATTAAATCAGGCGGTAACGTTTGAGAACTTTTTACAAACTAAATATGTTGGACAAAAGCGTTTCTCTCTTGAAGGAGGGGAGTCTTTAATTCCTGCAATTAGTAACGTGTTATTTTATGCTGTAGAAAAGTATGGTGTAAAAGAATGTGTTCTTGGTATGGCACACCGTGGACGTTTAAGTACCCTGGTGAATATCTTTAGAAAACCAATGCATGAGTTATTCAGTGAGTTTGATGGTAAAGATTTCGAAGATGTTGATATCGATGGAGATGTTAAGTATCACCTAGGATTGACCTTAGATAAAACCTACCAAAACGGTAAAAATATTAAAATGAACTTAGTGCCAAACCCATCGCACTTAGAGACCGTTGCGTCTGTTGCTGAAGGGATTACCCGCGCTAAGATTGATAACGATTACGATGGTGATGATTCTAAAATCATTCCTATTGTAGTTCATGGGGATGCGGCTATCGCAGGACAAGGTATTGTTTATGAGGTGGCGCAAATGAGTCAGCTTGCAGGTTACAAAACTGGAGGAACTGTTCATATTGTGGTTAACAACCAGATTGGATTTACAACTAACTATTTAGATGCACGTTCTAGTACCTATTGTACCGATGTTGCTAAAGTTACTTTATCGCCGGTATTACATGTTAATGCTGACGATGCTGAAGCTGTAGTACATGCTGTAGAGTTAGCTTTAGATTATAGAATGCGTTATAAAAAAGACGTTTATATCGATTTATTAGGGTATAGAAAATATGGTCATAACGAAGGTGATGAGCCACGTTTTACACAGCCTAAATTATATAAAGCTATTGCGAAACACGATAACCCGTTTGATCTTTATTCAAATAAGTTAATTGCTGAAAACACGATTGATGCTGCTTATAAAAAAGGTATTGTTGATGAATTTAAAGATACTCTGGAGTCTGAATATACCAAGGCAAGAGAATCTGATTCTTCGAAAGTAAGAGAGTTTATGCAAGAGCGTTGGCAAGGTTTCGAGCGTTCTGAATTAGATGGTATGTTAGTGCCAACGGATACGACTTATGCTAAAGAACGCTTGGAAGGTATTTCTAAAGTAGTTTCAACTGTTCCGGAAGGTGTTAAGTTTGTTCGTAAAGCAGAACGTATTTTAGATGGTCGTGCCAAAATGGTATTTGAAGCTGATGCTTTAGACTGGGGTATGGCTGAAACTTTAGCTTACGGAAGTTTACTTGAAGAAGGTTTCAATGTGCGTATTTCAGGTCAGGATGTTGAGCGTGGAACTTTCAGTCACCGACACGCGATTTTACGTGATGAGATTTCTGAAGATCGTATCAATCTATTAAATACAAATCCTGAAAATAAAGGAGAGATGTATATCTACAACTCTTTCTTATCAGAGTACGGGGTATTAGGTTTCGATTACGGTTATGCTATGGCTAACCCGAATACCTTAACTATTTGGGAAGCACAGTTTGGTGATTTCAGTAATGGAGCGCAAATTATTTTCGACCAGTATTTATCGGCTGCTGAAGATAAATGGAAAGCGCAAAATGGTATTGTGGTGTTATTACCTCACGGTTACGAAGGTCAGGGGTCTGAGCACTCTTCGGCAAGAATGGAGCGTTATTTACAGTTATGTGGAGATGATAATATGATTGTTGCAGACTGTACAACACCTGCAAACTTCTTCCACTTGTTACGTCGTCAAATGAAACGTAATTTCAGAAAACCATTAATTGTTTTCACTCCTAAGAGTTTATTACGTCATCCTAAAGCGATTTCAAGTATTAATGAGTTAGCTTCTGGAACATTTCAGGAAGTTATTGATGATACCGTAAATCCTGATAATGTTAAGAAATTAGTATTCTGTACCGGTAAATTCTACTACGATTTATTAGCAGAACGCGAAGAGTTAGGAAGAGAAGATGTGGCATTAGTTCGTATCGAGCAGTTATTCCCACTTCATTTAGATAAGATTCAGGAAGTTATTAACCGTTATCCAAATGTTTCAGAATATGCATGGGCACAGGAAGAGCCTAAAAACATGGGAGCTTGGACGCACATGACACAACGTATGGAGCTGGTTAAGTTAGCATGCTATTCTAGACCTTACAATTCGGTACCAGCACCAGGATCAAGTACACGTGATAAAAAGAGACAGCGCAACGTTATCAATGCTGTTTTCGATAATAACTAG
- the odhB gene encoding 2-oxoglutarate dehydrogenase complex dihydrolipoyllysine-residue succinyltransferase — translation MILEMKVPSPGESITEVEIATWLVEDGDYVEKDQAIAEVDSDKATLELPAEVSGTITLKAEEGDAVAVGAVVCLIDTSAAKPEGGEAPKAEAKVEAPKADTPAPAAAETKTYATGSASPAAKKILAEKGIEAASVSGTGKDGRVTKEDAVKAVPSMGTPSGGNRGTSRTKMSMLRRKVAERLVEAKNTTAMLTTFNEVNMTPIFELRNEYKDAFKNKHGVGLGFMSFFTLAVVRALKMYPAVNSMIDDKEMISYDFCDISIAVSGPKGLMVPVIRNAENLSFRGVESEVKRLALRARDGQITVDEMTGGTFTITNGGVFGSMLSTPIINPPQSGILGMHNIIERPIAVNGKVEIHPMMYVALSYDHRIIDGKESVGFLVAVKEGIENPVELLMNNDIKKALEL, via the coding sequence ATGATTTTAGAAATGAAAGTGCCTTCGCCAGGGGAATCCATTACAGAAGTGGAAATTGCAACATGGCTGGTAGAAGACGGTGATTATGTAGAAAAAGACCAGGCTATTGCTGAGGTTGATAGTGACAAAGCAACATTAGAGTTGCCTGCTGAAGTAAGCGGAACTATTACCCTTAAAGCTGAAGAAGGTGATGCTGTTGCCGTAGGTGCAGTAGTATGTTTAATCGATACCAGTGCAGCTAAACCAGAAGGTGGTGAGGCTCCTAAAGCTGAAGCTAAAGTAGAAGCTCCTAAAGCGGACACTCCAGCTCCTGCAGCAGCTGAAACTAAAACCTATGCAACAGGGTCGGCAAGTCCTGCTGCTAAAAAGATTTTAGCTGAGAAAGGTATTGAAGCAGCTTCAGTTTCTGGAACAGGAAAAGATGGTCGTGTAACTAAAGAAGATGCTGTTAAAGCAGTGCCTTCTATGGGAACACCTTCAGGTGGAAACCGAGGTACTTCAAGAACTAAAATGTCTATGTTACGTCGTAAAGTAGCAGAGCGTTTAGTTGAAGCTAAAAATACAACAGCGATGTTAACAACGTTTAACGAAGTTAACATGACGCCTATATTCGAATTAAGAAACGAGTATAAAGATGCCTTTAAAAACAAACATGGTGTTGGTTTAGGGTTTATGAGTTTCTTTACATTGGCTGTAGTTAGAGCATTGAAAATGTATCCTGCAGTAAACTCAATGATTGACGATAAAGAAATGATCTCTTACGATTTTTGTGATATTAGTATCGCTGTTTCAGGACCAAAAGGATTAATGGTTCCTGTTATTCGTAACGCTGAAAACTTAAGTTTCAGAGGTGTGGAATCTGAAGTTAAACGTTTAGCTTTACGTGCTCGTGATGGACAAATTACGGTTGATGAAATGACAGGTGGTACATTTACTATTACAAACGGTGGTGTATTTGGAAGTATGTTATCTACGCCAATTATTAACCCTCCACAAAGTGGTATCTTAGGAATGCACAACATCATCGAGCGTCCTATCGCTGTAAATGGTAAAGTTGAAATTCACCCAATGATGTACGTAGCATTATCTTACGACCATAGAATTATTGATGGTAAAGAGAGTGTTGGTTTCTTAGTTGCTGTAAAAGAAGGTATCGAGAACCCTGTTGAGTTATTAATGAATAACGACATTAAAAAAGCATTAGAATTATAA
- a CDS encoding response regulator transcription factor → MKPSIVIADDHPLMLRGMSDFLTSKGFDIVGSAQDGNAAYNLIVKLKPEIAILDIRMPYKTGLEVAEACKKNSLPTKVILITFDKEEELFDQAKEFNVYGYILKEFAVEEIEICISHVIKGEPYFSEEIASYLNINNHSNRPKNLDLLTKSELKIVKLVAENKTSQDIANELSISVRTVDKHRSNAINKLELDDKPTSLGIWANNHKAFL, encoded by the coding sequence ATGAAGCCATCTATTGTTATTGCAGATGACCACCCTCTTATGCTTAGAGGTATGTCTGATTTCTTAACTTCCAAAGGATTTGATATCGTTGGAAGCGCGCAAGATGGTAATGCCGCTTACAATCTTATTGTAAAGCTAAAACCTGAAATTGCGATTTTAGATATAAGAATGCCGTACAAAACAGGTTTAGAGGTAGCTGAAGCCTGTAAAAAGAACAGCCTTCCCACAAAAGTTATTCTAATAACTTTTGATAAGGAAGAAGAACTCTTTGATCAAGCCAAAGAATTCAACGTATACGGCTATATTTTAAAGGAATTTGCTGTTGAAGAAATAGAAATCTGCATTTCGCATGTAATAAAAGGGGAACCCTATTTTAGTGAAGAAATAGCTTCTTATCTAAACATAAACAATCATAGTAACAGACCTAAGAATTTAGATTTACTTACCAAATCGGAATTAAAAATTGTAAAATTGGTTGCCGAAAACAAAACCAGTCAGGATATTGCAAACGAATTATCTATATCTGTGAGAACAGTAGATAAACACAGAAGCAACGCCATTAATAAACTGGAACTTGACGACAAACCTACATCTTTAGGAATCTGGGCAAATAACCACAAAGCATTCCTTTAA
- a CDS encoding retropepsin-like aspartic protease, producing the protein MEDTLGHFLLDKGYTKVKLRFTKTNHFEIKAILNGVKGRFILDTGASNSCVGFEAINTFNLKVKDSEIMAAGAGAINMETKMSKKNKLKIGKWKQNKVVLVLFNLSHVNTALINHNSKPVDGIIGADILKKSKAIIDYEKKYIYLKLEN; encoded by the coding sequence ATGGAAGATACATTAGGTCATTTTCTTCTTGATAAAGGATACACGAAAGTAAAGTTACGCTTTACAAAAACCAATCACTTTGAAATAAAAGCCATCTTAAACGGAGTAAAAGGCCGTTTTATTCTGGATACCGGAGCATCAAATTCCTGTGTTGGCTTTGAAGCCATTAACACTTTTAACCTTAAGGTAAAAGATTCTGAAATTATGGCGGCGGGTGCCGGTGCCATAAACATGGAAACTAAAATGTCTAAAAAGAATAAATTAAAGATTGGCAAATGGAAACAAAACAAGGTGGTTTTAGTCCTTTTTAATCTTAGTCATGTCAATACCGCTTTAATTAATCATAACTCAAAACCGGTTGACGGCATTATTGGCGCCGATATTTTAAAAAAATCGAAGGCTATAATAGATTATGAAAAGAAATACATATACCTAAAGTTAGAAAATTAG
- a CDS encoding TatD family hydrolase, with protein sequence MIITDTHTHLYSEAFEEDRHEMINRAIDLGISRFFIPAIDSTYTESMLQLEKDFPEHMFLMTGLHPTHVQENYKAELKHVEDMLAARHFYAVGEIGIDLYWDKSTLEIQKIAFKYQIQLAKQYKLPIVIHCREAFDEIFEVLEEEKGDDLFGVFHCFTGTLEQAHKAIYYNMKLGIGGVATFKNGKIDQFLNEIDLKHIVLETDAPYLSPTPYRGKRNESSYIIKVLEKLSSLYNRSEEDIANITTQNSKDVFGI encoded by the coding sequence ATGATAATTACCGATACACATACACATTTATATAGTGAAGCTTTTGAAGAAGATAGACATGAGATGATTAATCGTGCGATTGATCTTGGCATTTCTCGTTTTTTTATTCCTGCTATCGATTCGACCTATACCGAATCGATGTTACAACTTGAAAAGGATTTTCCGGAGCATATGTTTTTAATGACAGGTTTACACCCAACACATGTTCAGGAGAATTATAAAGCAGAATTAAAACATGTTGAAGACATGTTGGCTGCCAGGCATTTTTATGCGGTAGGTGAAATAGGAATTGATTTGTATTGGGATAAGAGCACTTTAGAGATTCAGAAAATTGCCTTTAAATATCAAATTCAATTGGCGAAACAATATAAATTACCAATCGTTATCCATTGTCGTGAAGCATTTGATGAAATTTTTGAAGTTTTAGAAGAAGAAAAAGGAGATGATTTATTTGGTGTTTTTCATTGTTTTACCGGAACTTTAGAACAAGCACATAAAGCTATATACTATAATATGAAGCTGGGCATTGGTGGTGTTGCAACATTTAAGAATGGAAAAATTGATCAGTTTTTAAATGAAATCGATTTAAAGCATATTGTTTTAGAAACCGATGCACCTTACTTGTCGCCAACTCCATATAGAGGGAAACGAAATGAAAGTTCCTATATCATTAAGGTGTTAGAAAAATTGTCTTCCTTATATAATAGGAGTGAAGAAGATATTGCGAACATAACTACACAGAACTCCAAAGACGTATTTGGTATATAA
- a CDS encoding asparaginase, with protein sequence MSPSKPNILLIYTGGTIGMVKDAKTGTLKAFNFKNLLKQIPELQLLDCNIDTVSFDEPIDSSNMNPAYWVQIAEIIEVHYEAFDGFVVLHGSDTMSYTASALSFMLENLAKPVVFTGSQLPIGDLRTDAKENLITSIQVASLQDKGKAVIKEVCLYFEYKLYRANRTTKINAEHFQAFTSFNYPALAESGVHLKVNYEYLYQPSLKKGFQVNKNLDTNIALIKVFPGMSSKVFQNILNTEDLKAVIIETYGAGNATTEDWFLNSIKEAINKGIHIVNITQCAGGSVMMGHYETSNELKNIGVISGKDLTTEAALSKLMYMLGQNVSSKVFKTAYETQLRGEMT encoded by the coding sequence ATGAGTCCATCAAAACCAAACATATTACTTATTTACACAGGAGGTACCATTGGTATGGTTAAAGATGCCAAAACAGGAACCTTAAAAGCGTTTAACTTTAAAAACCTGTTGAAGCAAATACCGGAGTTACAATTATTAGATTGTAACATCGATACAGTGTCGTTTGATGAACCGATTGATTCCAGTAATATGAATCCGGCTTACTGGGTGCAAATAGCTGAAATAATAGAAGTTCATTATGAGGCGTTTGATGGTTTCGTGGTTTTACATGGAAGTGATACCATGAGCTATACAGCTTCAGCTTTAAGTTTTATGCTTGAAAATTTAGCAAAACCTGTTGTGTTTACAGGATCGCAATTACCTATTGGAGATCTGCGTACCGATGCCAAGGAGAATTTAATCACCTCTATTCAGGTAGCTTCACTTCAGGACAAGGGAAAAGCAGTTATAAAAGAGGTGTGTTTATATTTTGAATATAAACTTTACCGTGCCAATCGAACAACAAAAATAAATGCCGAGCATTTTCAGGCGTTTACATCTTTTAATTATCCTGCCTTAGCAGAATCAGGTGTGCACTTAAAAGTTAATTATGAATATTTATACCAGCCAAGTCTGAAAAAAGGCTTTCAGGTGAACAAAAATTTAGATACCAATATTGCTTTAATTAAGGTGTTTCCAGGAATGTCTTCCAAAGTTTTTCAGAATATTTTAAATACTGAAGACCTAAAGGCAGTAATTATAGAGACTTATGGTGCAGGAAATGCCACAACCGAAGATTGGTTTTTAAATAGTATAAAAGAAGCTATCAATAAAGGGATACATATTGTTAATATTACTCAGTGTGCAGGAGGAAGTGTCATGATGGGACATTACGAAACTAGTAATGAGCTGAAAAATATAGGTGTTATATCAGGTAAAGACCTGACGACTGAAGCTGCGTTAAGTAAATTAATGTACATGTTAGGGCAAAATGTTTCGAGTAAAGTATTCAAAACAGCCTACGAAACACAATTAAGAGGAGAAATGACCTAA
- a CDS encoding MotA/TolQ/ExbB proton channel family protein, with amino-acid sequence MKRLFSILAITGMMAFGTVNATTNASTTAVTTTVTTTQDDAADAPAEELTFHQELKKRFIEGGPGFMGIVLLCLILGLAIAIERIIFLNLSTTNTKKLTQEVEDALNSGGVEAAKEVCRNTKGPIASIYYQGLDRTDEGLDAVEKAVVAYGGVQMGQLEKNVSWISLFIALAPMLGFMGTVIGMIQAFDKIEAAGDMQPSLVAGGIKVALLTTVFGLVVAMILQVFYNYIIAKIDSIVNSMEDASITLMDLLIRNKK; translated from the coding sequence ATGAAAAGATTATTTTCTATCCTTGCCATTACTGGAATGATGGCTTTTGGAACTGTTAATGCAACTACAAATGCAAGCACAACTGCAGTTACTACAACTGTAACAACTACACAAGATGATGCTGCTGATGCTCCTGCTGAAGAGCTTACGTTTCATCAAGAATTAAAAAAGAGATTTATTGAAGGGGGTCCAGGATTCATGGGGATCGTACTTTTGTGTTTAATCTTAGGTTTAGCAATTGCTATCGAGAGAATTATCTTTTTAAATCTTTCAACTACAAATACTAAAAAATTAACTCAAGAAGTAGAAGATGCTCTTAACTCAGGTGGAGTAGAAGCTGCTAAAGAAGTTTGTAGAAATACTAAAGGGCCTATCGCTTCTATTTACTACCAAGGTTTAGATAGAACAGATGAAGGTTTAGACGCTGTTGAGAAAGCTGTTGTAGCTTACGGTGGTGTTCAAATGGGACAATTAGAGAAAAACGTTTCTTGGATTTCATTATTTATCGCATTAGCACCGATGTTAGGATTCATGGGTACGGTAATTGGTATGATTCAGGCATTCGATAAAATTGAGGCAGCTGGTGATATGCAACCTTCTCTTGTAGCAGGTGGTATTAAAGTAGCACTTTTAACAACAGTATTCGGTCTTGTTGTAGCGATGATTCTTCAAGTATTCTACAACTACATTATTGCTAAGATTGATAGTATCGTTAACTCTATGGAAGATGCTTCTATTACGTTAATGGATCTATTAATCAGAAACAAAAAGTAA
- a CDS encoding ExbD/TolR family protein codes for MAKRAAPEVNAGSMADIAFLLLIFFLVTTTIETDAGINRKLPPMEDENVQPPTIKKKNIFEVLLNGKDQLLVEDELMEIKDLRQAAIEFLDNGGDGSCSYCNGKKDSESSDNPDKAIISLKNERETTYKTYIAVQNELVAAYNVLRDRRAKSQYGMTFAEMEANYDDVNWPGNKTKLKEQIEQIKVDYPQKLSEVQ; via the coding sequence ATGGCAAAAAGAGCAGCTCCAGAAGTAAATGCAGGCTCCATGGCCGACATCGCGTTTTTACTGTTAATATTTTTCTTAGTAACAACTACTATTGAAACAGATGCAGGAATCAACCGTAAGTTACCACCTATGGAAGATGAAAACGTTCAGCCTCCAACAATTAAAAAGAAGAACATCTTTGAAGTTTTATTAAATGGAAAAGATCAGTTACTTGTAGAAGATGAATTAATGGAAATTAAAGATCTTAGACAGGCTGCTATAGAGTTCTTAGATAATGGTGGAGATGGTTCTTGTAGTTACTGTAACGGTAAAAAAGATTCGGAATCATCGGATAATCCAGATAAAGCAATTATTTCGTTAAAGAATGAGCGTGAAACTACTTATAAAACATATATCGCAGTACAAAATGAATTAGTAGCTGCATACAATGTTTTAAGAGATCGTAGAGCAAAATCGCAGTACGGAATGACATTTGCTGAAATGGAAGCTAATTATGATGATGTAAATTGGCCAGGAAATAAAACTAAATTGAAGGAACAAATTGAGCAGATAAAAGTAGATTATCCTCAAAAGCTTTCAGAAGTACAATAA
- a CDS encoding ExbD/TolR family protein: MAKFNKKKSGDMPAISTASLPDIVFMLLFFFMVATVMRQNTLMVENNLPFADQVEKLDKKDLVMYIYAGKPSENYTKQFGTAAKIQLNDKFADVSEIAAFIAAERASKREELVPFLSTALKVDKDANMGLIMDIKKELRKVNALKINYTTKKGSVTGE; the protein is encoded by the coding sequence ATGGCTAAATTTAATAAGAAAAAAAGCGGCGATATGCCGGCAATATCTACAGCATCGCTGCCCGATATTGTATTCATGTTATTATTCTTCTTTATGGTTGCGACCGTAATGAGGCAAAATACATTAATGGTTGAAAATAATTTGCCATTTGCTGATCAGGTTGAAAAGTTAGATAAGAAAGATTTGGTAATGTATATTTATGCAGGTAAACCAAGTGAAAATTATACTAAGCAATTTGGTACAGCGGCTAAAATTCAGCTAAATGATAAATTTGCCGATGTTAGCGAGATCGCTGCCTTTATTGCAGCCGAGCGCGCATCAAAAAGAGAAGAGTTGGTTCCATTCTTATCAACTGCTTTAAAAGTAGATAAAGATGCAAACATGGGACTAATAATGGATATTAAGAAGGAATTGCGTAAAGTAAATGCGCTAAAAATTAATTATACTACTAAAAAAGGTAGTGTAACAGGCGAATAG
- a CDS encoding porin family protein, protein MRSKICFVILWIAGVYQVMAQNGIEKVVDSLYKEDQFYIGITYNMFGNRPVDLSQNGFSNGIHLGIIKDMPLNKRRNVALGLGLGYSANSFYHNLHISQDDNQVTTYNLILESDTYTKNKFSNHLVEMPFEFRWRTSTPEEYKFWRIYTGFKLGYIFRNRVKYRGDLGDVRYTNVKGFEKFQYGFTVSFGYNTWNAYMYYALSPIFSKENQINGQTIDMNNIKIGLMFYVL, encoded by the coding sequence ATGAGAAGCAAAATATGTTTTGTTATTTTATGGATTGCAGGGGTCTATCAAGTGATGGCCCAAAACGGCATTGAAAAGGTTGTAGATTCGCTTTATAAGGAAGATCAGTTTTATATTGGCATAACTTATAACATGTTTGGTAATCGGCCTGTAGACCTCTCTCAAAATGGGTTTTCTAATGGTATTCACCTTGGGATTATAAAAGACATGCCTTTAAACAAACGGAGAAACGTTGCTTTAGGTCTGGGTTTAGGCTATTCAGCAAATTCATTTTACCATAATTTACATATCAGTCAGGATGATAATCAGGTAACTACGTATAATCTCATTTTAGAAAGTGATACCTACACCAAAAATAAATTCTCTAATCATCTTGTTGAAATGCCTTTTGAGTTTCGATGGCGAACTTCTACACCCGAAGAATATAAATTCTGGCGTATTTATACAGGATTTAAACTAGGTTATATTTTTAGAAACCGAGTAAAGTACAGGGGAGATTTAGGAGATGTTCGTTATACTAATGTAAAAGGATTTGAAAAGTTTCAGTATGGCTTCACTGTAAGTTTTGGTTACAATACCTGGAACGCTTACATGTATTATGCCTTGTCTCCAATTTTTTCTAAAGAGAATCAAATTAACGGACAAACCATAGACATGAACAACATTAAAATAGGACTTATGTTCTATGTGTTATAA